From one Chlamydiifrater phoenicopteri genomic stretch:
- a CDS encoding histone H1-like repetitive region-containing protein → MLGVQKKRSTARKAAVRKVAAKKPASKKTTAKKAATKKTVRKSTRKVAAKKPAAKRASTRKSTVKKAATKRTVRKSVRKVAAKKPAAKKASTRKSTVKKVATKKTARKSVRKVAAKKPAVKKASHAVSCAKKHKHTAACKKSVAKAATKKICSSKSTRKSSGKRVRTAHSWRQQLIKFMSK, encoded by the coding sequence ATGCTAGGAGTGCAAAAGAAAAGAAGCACAGCAAGGAAAGCTGCTGTAAGAAAAGTAGCTGCCAAGAAGCCTGCTTCTAAAAAAACCACAGCAAAAAAAGCTGCTACAAAGAAAACTGTTCGTAAATCTACAAGAAAAGTGGCTGCTAAGAAGCCTGCTGCTAAAAGAGCTTCTACTCGTAAATCTACAGTAAAAAAAGCTGCTACTAAAAGGACTGTTCGTAAGTCTGTAAGAAAAGTAGCTGCTAAAAAGCCTGCTGCTAAAAAAGCTTCTACTCGTAAGTCTACAGTAAAAAAAGTTGCTACTAAAAAGACTGCTCGTAAGTCTGTAAGAAAAGTAGCTGCCAAGAAGCCAGCAGTAAAAAAAGCTTCTCATGCAGTTTCTTGCGCTAAAAAGCACAAACATACAGCTGCTTGCAAAAAATCTGTAGCTAAAGCTGCTACGAAAAAAATCTGCTCCTCAAAATCGACAAGAAAGTCTTCGGGGAAAAGAGTTCGAACAGCTCATAGCTGGCGTCAGCAATTAATAAAATTTATGTCTAAGTAG